In Gadus morhua chromosome 5, gadMor3.0, whole genome shotgun sequence, the genomic stretch TCCTGGCTCCTTGACgcgcaacaacaaacacactgagGGAACAAGGAAATAGGAAGCACCGAATATTGACACAGGTGAGTGTTAGTCAAACAGTCtgtgatcaaataaaacaccaaaaaaaacGATTTAGAAACATTTGGGGCCTTGAGGGGCAAATGATGAAAAAGGAAATCCTGTTGCAAAAGCATACACCATCCCCATTATCTATCAAGACTCTGCTCTGATGACATCCATCCTATAAAGGGACTTTGAGTCCCAGGGCTTTGAATTTACACCTCCATCTCGCCGAGTGGGGAAAGAATGCATTGTGGAGCGTGAAGAAGCGACTCATGCCAAGCACTGAAGAGACCACAACAGAAAGTGTTTCCAGGAAGCCCCCCGCCCACCGCCCTTAACGCTGTTATCATGCATGAGTCCCTCGACGGTCATTCAGCCACCGTCTACACGAGCCAGGAATGAGGGAGCCACAATTACAGGCTCCTTAAGGAATTAACACCAGCAACGCCGCTCTGAGAACAGCTGGCGGACAACCTTCTGCGTTTACCAGCGGCTGGTTCCTAGCCAAGTGTAGGTGGAAAACACTTACGTTTAGAGCGCTGTGTAATCAGCACACAGAGACGGGGGAGGacaggaaaaacaaaagtgtctGTGGACAGATTATACGAGGCAAACAGAGGGTAAACACGGGGAGTTTTCTCTTGAGGTGTAACATCAGGGTCTTTCTCTAGCGTTTACGAGAAGTGAAAGTCTAGAAAAAGTCAAGAGGCAGCATTTCACATTTGAAATGAGTCACAAGCAGTCACATGACAGTCAGCTAAAAGGAGGCAGAAGTTCTTCCTTCAACAAACACACCTAGCCCTGTACTGCAAGGTGCAGTGGGTTGAAAACCCACTTGGCCTGGGTTGTTCCGGAAGATTCAGACGCTTTGTTCGCGGCCATCATTCTCCTGAGAGACGCCCCAAAAAATGTGTGGCTAAGGAAGTAGAGACATGTTcgattatgtgtttgtgtgtgtgtgtgtgtgtgtgtgtgtgtgtgtgtgtgtgtgtgtgtgtgtgtgtgtgtgtgtgtgtgtgtgtgtgtgtgtctgtgtgtgtgtgtgtgtgtgtgtgtgtgtgtgtgtgtgtgtgtgtgtgtgtgtcttaggggAGTGGAAAGGTCAGAGGCTCAGGCTCATCTGACCGTGCATGGCTACTGGAGTGTGGAACTCCCACTCCTCTTTGCAAGTCCTCTCAGACTCtccgactctctctgtctctgtctctgtctctgtctctctctctctctctccctctctctccctctctctccctctctctctctctctctcagacccttGAGGAGCCACAGCAGGGGGTAGAGCCTGACTTTACAGGGATAGTGCAGACATCAAAACCAGGAATGCTGGGATTCTGAGCTTCCTGGTGTGGAGGTCAGGGAGGTGATTGGCTAGGGGAGCCTGGGACTCAGCCCTAGGTGCAGATTTCAGGTCTCCCGTTCCGTCGGGCCAAATAACCACTGATGCTTCACAATGGTTCCCTGAGGCACTACCCTTAGGGTGCGGTACAACCTAGGCTCTAAATACAGTGCTTCTCGTTTCTTTGATTTCATTCGTGCCATAGGATACCGTAAGCAGAGATCAGCCTCTAATCCGGGAGCGAACCACATATGAAGTCCCAATACCGATGCCCTTTTTCTCTAGATTACAACCCTGATTGGGTTTGTTTAGTGTTTTTTTGCTTATCATCACTGATAAGCAAATGTTTCTCTGAGGGTGGGGTTCCAGATATTGCAGCAATATGCCTAGAGTCGAACAGCTTATTACGTGAATATATTTGGACCACTGGTCGCTCTCTACTCTCTATGTGTATTGTAAACCCGATTTGGttgggtccgtccgtccatccataAAACCGCATGTACACACCCATGACTGAACCCATGAATGACTCGATGAAGCTGAAATGTTTTTTGCTGAGGTAATCAGTACTAAAGAAAACACTCGTTCTCCGAGTACACACGTCTGCGTCCGGCTCCGAGCTCCTAGCTGCCGCGGCGTGGCGAGAGGCTGAGCTCGCCATCGCTCTCGGGGTGGGCCCAGTCGGTCGAACCCAAAGGTCTCTATAGGGTGCTCCTTCTCGGgatcaagaccccccccccctgcggccCCCCTCTAGCATCAGCCCGCTTCCCACCAGTCACTTCCCCTTCTCACTGGGATCACCGGTGCGCACGCTGACAAAGCAAACAGGGAAATAAAAGGATGATCGGGTGCGATTGTAAACGGAATGGCTGCTGTAAATCCCTCATCAGTGAGGTCCCGAAGCACCGGGTCGTAAACGGGCCGACGCGTGAACCATTAGGTGATTCACCCGCTGAATCACCCCTGTCGAGATGTAAAGTAGTTGACCGCACCGCACGCACGGCCGTGCGTGCGGTGCGGTCAACTACTTTACATCTCGCCACGGGACAGGCAAGCGAGAGGGTGTCAGCTCGCCTCGGAACGCACGTACGCCCGATTCATATTGACTTCCTCATGAGGCTCACAGATCACAGGGAAGAGTGGTTCACCACGTGAGGTGATCGGGCAGGAGAACGCACGCAGGGTAACCCTGAAGCACCCAAGACGAGGAAGCACCTAAGACCAAAGCGGTcgagcttctgtgtgtgtgtgcgtgtgtgtgtatgtgtgtgtgtgtgtgtgtgtctgtgcgtgcgtgtgtgcacgttaACACACAAATGTAACTGTTAACAAAATCCTCCCAAAATGAGAGCAGTGCAATTGCCCACTGTGTAATAACTCTGTGTATTGATTCATTGCCTCATCAAAATGTAAGTCATACTATACAGAACACAAAGTTAGCCTTGTGAAAAAAAACTAACTGCAGACAAAATGTAGCAGATGAAACAAAAGTAAGTATGTTTAGTTTTTCACAAAGGTGAAACCAAAAGCGCTGATCACCCTTTCATtgacagagggaggggctcaAATTGtgaaattcaaattcaaacacACAGCTGCGACATTTGGAAACATCCCATGGCCCAGGCTGGGAAGAAACTTCAAGTGGCAGAAGAATGTTGGAAAAAAATGATAAGGGCCGGTAGATTCAACTTAGCTCCTCCTTTCATGAACTTATTTGTGATAACAGCTGAGAGCCAGCTGTGATGAAACTCACTGGGCTAGTAGCCTGTATTTtgttagggctgtgtgtgtgtgtgtgtgtgtgtgtgtgtgtgtgtgtgtgtgtgtgtgtgtgtgtgtgtgtgtgtgtgtgtgtgtgtgcgtgcgtgcgtgcgtgcgtgtgcgtgcgtgcgtgtgtgtgtgtgtgtgtgtgtgtgcgtgcgtgtgcgtgttcgtgtgtgtgtgtgtgtgtgtgtgtgtgtgtgtgtgtgtttttaaaggaAGTCTGTTTCCTTTGTTCTGGCTTTGCTGCATATGTTTCCTTTGTTGAGACAGGAGGAGTTAAGGAGGGCGGTTACGTGGAAGAGTTGGTCCTTGAGCGCTTGGGGTCAACACTGTTCAACTTCTTCTCCATGCttaatgtgcgtgtgttgtgtgcgtgcatgcatgcatgcctgcgtgtgtgtgcgtgtgtgtgtgtgtgttttgtccctTTTCATCTGTGCCTGTAGATGCTCACTGCTGTCAGTGAGGCTCTTATCAACGACAGCCGGGAGTGTGTTGCTTTATGGTAAGTGGCAGGGGGCATTTGGATTGGTGATAACCTTTTGCTATCTTTTCTTTATCACACTGAACCCTAGAAGATACAGGGCACAGAAAAACTAAAGATGTTGGCCCAAATAACGTGACAGAaagaaccaaaaccaaaactaaAAAATAACACTTGATTGAAAACCAAGTGGCAAAGGTTGTGGATTAAGAATGCATGAGCAGTTACacactataaatatacatagtGTATAAGTGCCTATGATATTGGATATTGAGGGAAAGACAAAGAGATGGAGCAGGGCgcaagaggagaaagggagagtgaaTGGGAGGAGCTGAGTTTGATAGGGGGCCAGAACTAGAATGAGCAGGAGTAAATCAGGggcaggcagagaaagagagggcccATTGATAATAACACACAGAGTTTGTGGAGGGGGGTCCTGGGGTGGGATGGAgattgtttgggggggggggggggggctgggaagCAGGGCACAGATACTGAGTGACACAACAGGGACCTTGGCGCGAAACAATGGGCCCCCTGAGAGGGGCCCCACGGCCTCAGAGTCAGACAATCTATTTTTTCAATCAGCAAGACCCAAAGAAAGGGAGGGGGCCGGATGGGGGGGGTTACGCCTATTTATTCGTTGTTTAttcatcattcatttattcaacaGTTAAATCTATTTTTTCCTTGCCataattaattttaaaatacaaataaaaaagaaggCTCATTCAGCACGCAATGATTCTTATTTCTTGTCATTTCAGTGCAGTAAACCCGTCCAATCACCTCACACGCTGCAGGTCCAACTCAACACGGTGTATTTGGCCCCAACATGGCAGACCATGCAACTCCATAACGATGATGATCACAGCACCGTGAGCTGCTattgaagaggatgaggagataGGGTAGGGGGAGGTGATCCTTCTTCAACAAACTGAGAAGTGGGACACACCAACAACAGCATTCCTCTGACTGACCAGACACACCGGATTGGCCAGTTCTCCCTCATGGCTGCCCGTTGATTTCGGTTTTGAAAGATTCTCCGAAAACTTCAGCAAAAACAGTACACAATTATCAGACTTGTTCTATGTTGTTTCTTTTCTCACGAGACGGAGAGGCGCTTTAGCTACTCAACAGATGAATCCTGAGAGTGTTTGTGAGTTGGTAGAGGTGTATCAAGGAGCTGATCTGGAGGTCAGTAGAGCGTTAGAGCTGACCGGATACGCTCGGAGCAGGTTATATGAGAGTGAACTTTAAATAGCAGATTCCGTTTGAGGCGACGTTCCAGTAACGGACTCTCTGCTCTTAAATATATTGAATCTAGGGCTTAAATTCTTAGTTCATAACAAGAACACCATTAGTGGTTCACATAAATATAGAAAATGCATCGATCTTTGGTAATTGAGCCATAATGGTTGTCATTTATCAAGTGATGATGTCGATCTTTTGCTGCTCATAGCTGCTGAAATTAGGATACGTTGTTCCTTTTCCAGTTTCAGTTTACACAATGACTAATCAATCACTAAGCAAGCAATTGACGAAACAGATGGCGAAAATATGTGTTAGTATGTGTTAGCATAAttgcatctgtgtgtggatGGAATCAAGGTGGCCTAAAATCGATACATTTAACCGTTTTGGATTGTCTAATATGACGATAGACTTACATTGTACAACTGTGCCCTGTAGAATTAAAGTAAAGTACTAGCAGCGGTTGCGCCAGTAAGCTACGACCCCCATGGACCGATATAGTAAAACGGTAGAAGCCCAGGGCCCCTGACCAAAAGCCAGGACCTTGCTCCTCTCCTCAGACGTGTTGCTGTGTTTTGAATTATTCGCATATTTCGATTCTTGGGGTCACGATTCGGATAAAAGGGGATACAAAAATATCAAACCAACATTGTAATGTAAATGCAGGATGGCAAGGACAAGTGCAATGTGTAGCGAAGCACTTGCCTGCTTGTTAGGGAAAGACCTACTTCTGCACACAGTCCACTACGGGACAGACAGAGCAGGAAAATACACCAGACAGGGCCGACATGAGTCTCAGCAAACTGCTTTGTAAGCGGGGCAAGTGAAATCAATAGCAGTAAAGTTAACACAATCAAACGTCAACCAACACTTTAACAATgattcacacaaaaaaacaccggcaaagcagcagcagccagaacATTAGAGAGACCACCGTGCAATCTGACTCGGCAGATTTCGTACACTGACCTCGAATCCACTgaggactgttgccaagcattgtgtgtgtgtgtgtgtgtgtgtgtgtgtgtgtgtgtgtgtgtgtgtgtgtgtgtgtgtgtgtgtgtgtgtgtgtgtgtgtgtgtgtgtgtgtgtgtgtgtgtgtgtgtgtgtgtgtgtatgtgtgtgtgtgtattggtttctgtgtgggtgtgtcgttGTCACTGAGAGTCTTTCAGTGCACCAACACTATAAAGGAATGCTAAAGTGAAAAGGTGCAGGAAGCTCAGCTCCATTGTCCAGCTGAAACCCCACACAATGTGTGGTATCGTAGTTACAGTCGCCAAAACCTTCCTGTTTGGTCGAGTTGTTGATGTGCGACTTGAAACTTTCGCAAAACAAGTTTTATGTCACTTTGTGGACGTTGTGCTATTTTTGTTATTTGGAGAATCCCTGCATGCAATATATGGGGATTTGGTTGAGTTTTGGTTGAAATTCCTCGTCAGCAGGATTTTTCGCTGGTCACAGCCAAACCTGCTCAGtgagagtgcacacacacaggtgtgtggtGTGACACAGAGAGTCACATACTAGAACCTTCTAGAGGCTGTCAGGCCCGGGTGGTGCTGGTCAatggcggaggtggaggtgatacAGGTCAACGCACAACCGAGACTCAACTCACTGATCAAATAATTTGCAACTCGTGGacctggggttgggggggggggggggtatggggggcTCACAGCGCTTAATCCTCATTAGGTTTGACTGCGCCGGGCCAAGAGCTAAGGCAATTAGCCGGCCGCGCCATCTGTCTGTGCCCAACGCGCGGCAGGGAGGAGtagacccccaaccccccccctccccccctagcCTCAGTGGTCTGACCGGAGGTGGGCTCGAGATGTGTGTAATAACAAAGTTATAacaaatataatatttattattaatatactCATATATTGTAATATATTTTTAAGATTTGTTCCACTGGAGAAGAACTACAGTATGAACGGAGAAAAATAGTTGAGGTGGATCATTTCGTGATTGATTAGTATTCAAAACTGAAGGGTTGTGAGAGGGACATTTACATTCTACATGTGCTTAGCTTGTACACGACAAAAGTGTGCTTAACTAATGACAGTAAAGTGTAGCGTGTGCATAAGGCCCCATGAtaaggccctgtgtgtgtgtcagcttgaGCACCGAGTTCTGAGCCAGATACCTCAACACTTCCAGCTATCCACTTGatgtctttgcgtgtgcgtttgtgtgtgtgtgtgtgtgtgtgtgtgtgtgtgtgtgtgtgtgtgtgtgtgtgtgtgtgtgtgtgtgtgtgtgtgtgtgtgtgtgtgtgtgtgcgcgcgcgcgcgcgcgtgtgcgcgtgtgcgtgagtgcgtgtgtgcgtgtgtgtgtgtgtttgtgtttctataGCATATCCTGATACTGTGTATTTAAGTTTGTGATGGTGACCATAAAGCACAATAAGTTATGGGACCAGCCATGTGTTTACACTGCATGCCTGCACAGGTGTCCTTTTATTAACATCTGTTAATGTAACATTTTATTGCTACTGCACTGCACGGAAAGGCGTGAAACTTGTGAAAAACTTACCATTCAGTCCATTGGGAATGGCTCTACTGTGGAATTGAGCGCTGGAGAGGTCGTCCATAGACCTCCTTAGCGTCGCTGTCTTGCCCTCGGACGGTTTGTGGCTGTGCatggggtggtgatggtgcagGTGATGGTCAGGACTCCCGGCGCTCCCTGCACTGGAGGTGCTGCTACCGTCCCCGACGTCCCGGACCGTAACCGAACTCCCGTTGAGGTTGGTGAGACTGGACTGGCTGTCGATGGAGCTCCGGGAGCCAGCTCCGTTCCTCTCCTCGTCCAGCATCACCACAATCTCCTTCAGCTCGGCGTTCTCTCGCATCAGCGACTCCTGGTTGGCCTCTAGGTCTTGCAGCTTCTGCTGGTAAACGCCGCAATCCTTCCACATGACGCTGGCCGTGTAGCGGCCGAACCGCTGCCACTCCCGGGACAGCTTCTTGCCCTTCTGCCGGTCATCGTCCAGGAAGCAGCAGAGCTCCCGGAGCTCGTGGTTATCGTCCTGTAGTTTCTGGTTCACCTCTTTGAGACTCCGGATCTCGTGGAGGTGGACCTGTAGGCTGCGGTTCACGTCTCTCATCTTATTCCCGTGCTCGACCATCAGGTTCATCTTCTCGCCCTCCGCTCTCCGTATCCTCCTCACCAGCTCGTCCTTCGCGAGCCTCGGGAGGTCCTCGTCGGAGGGTTTGTTCACATCCACTCCGTCTGGACAGTGTTTGGCCATATTCCCGTCTGTTGGTTTTATCCTTTGCGCACCGATTCCGATTATATCCAAGTCCGATCAGCAGCCGCCTCTTCCTAACCAAGCTTCGATGGTGAAATGATGAAAAACCAATCCATTATAAATAACCTCCCAGCATGGGATTCAAAACGCCAAA encodes the following:
- the ccdc85ca gene encoding coiled-coil domain-containing protein 85C-A, with translation MAKHCPDGVDVNKPSDEDLPRLAKDELVRRIRRAEGEKMNLMVEHGNKMRDVNRSLQVHLHEIRSLKEVNQKLQDDNHELRELCCFLDDDRQKGKKLSREWQRFGRYTASVMWKDCGVYQQKLQDLEANQESLMRENAELKEIVVMLDEERNGAGSRSSIDSQSSLTNLNGSSVTVRDVGDGSSTSSAGSAGSPDHHLHHHHPMHSHKPSEGKTATLRRSMDDLSSAQFHSRAIPNGLNDASANYIRQLENKVRILEEDHKQILLKSGPGDTKTLKKGMTLYHSESQLSSLCQLQESMLNGTLRTPSGEPSPTGGGYPPPGQKPEAVVHAMKVLEVHDKLDRQIPEDYDEDLSEKEKAIVREMCNVVWRKLGDAAGSKPSVRQQLSGNHYKGPK